A region of Acidobacteriota bacterium DNA encodes the following proteins:
- a CDS encoding rhomboid family intramembrane serine protease, giving the protein MRQVDGSVVCANCNRLVGINEEHCPYCGAWRPGLFGWAPALRMIVGARVDLIVLIVGTCVTLYAVALLLQPDAIFSGAGFLSLLSPGRRALYQLGMTGGVAWQLGWWWTLLTAIYLHGGLLHIFFNVMWIRNLGPAATEAFGPARTFVLFNFSGAAGFLLSNVMSGATTIGASGAIFGLLAALIVYGRKRGSSVLTQQLWQWAIILGIFGFILPGVNNWAHGGGFAGGWIAANMMGFSDEQRESAAVMLTALGLILLTVVGIALSFYNVHNLLLTG; this is encoded by the coding sequence GTGCGGCAAGTCGACGGGTCGGTCGTCTGCGCCAACTGCAACCGCCTGGTTGGCATCAATGAGGAGCACTGTCCCTACTGTGGGGCATGGCGTCCCGGCCTCTTCGGCTGGGCTCCGGCGCTCCGGATGATCGTCGGCGCACGCGTCGACCTGATCGTCCTCATAGTCGGCACGTGCGTGACCCTGTACGCGGTAGCGCTGCTGCTGCAGCCCGACGCGATCTTCTCCGGGGCCGGCTTCCTGTCGCTGCTCTCGCCCGGCCGGCGCGCCCTGTATCAGCTCGGCATGACCGGCGGCGTCGCCTGGCAGCTCGGGTGGTGGTGGACGTTGCTCACCGCCATCTACCTGCATGGCGGTCTGCTGCACATCTTCTTCAACGTCATGTGGATTCGTAACCTCGGTCCCGCGGCTACCGAGGCGTTCGGGCCCGCCCGGACGTTCGTCCTGTTCAACTTCTCGGGTGCGGCCGGCTTTCTGCTCTCGAACGTGATGTCCGGAGCAACCACGATCGGTGCGTCGGGCGCCATCTTCGGCCTGCTTGCCGCCCTGATCGTCTATGGCCGGAAGCGGGGCAGCTCGGTTCTGACGCAGCAACTCTGGCAGTGGGCGATCATCCTGGGCATATTCGGCTTCATTCTTCCTGGAGTGAACAACTGGGCGCACGGCGGAGGCTTCGCGGGCGGCTGGATTGCGGCCAACATGATGGGTTTCAGCGACGAACAGCGCGAGAGCGCCGCGGTCATGCTGACCGCACTCGGCCTGATTCTCCTCACCGTCGTCGGCATCGCCCTGTCGTTCTACAACGTTCACAATCTGTTGCTGACGGGTTAG
- the pcnB gene encoding polynucleotide adenylyltransferase PcnB, protein MTAPTIISRADHPISRANIDPDALSVLRQLRKRNHTAYLVGGGVRDLLLGRTPKDFDIGTSAHPNEVKRIFRRCWIVGRRFRLAHVRFGNKTIEVATFRRQVPDHGAATDGDAPDESAAPDRRPIRRDNTFGTPEEDAFRRDFTINALFYDISTFAVIDYVGGMRDLRRRLIRCIGDPNERFIEDPVRMIRAVAFAARLGFRLDPPVREAIREHAGEIAHAAPARLMEEMYKLLRSGAATRTFRLLSRTGLLRQLAPEVDRLRPKAPLWQSLDRLDAYRNRHGSAPETLTNAVLLGSLATPVIRIDLTPPARDDRTVRVALGDLSVPRRDAEYLRRLLVMLPRLTQPDPPPGAVRSILANPSFPEALTWLEIHGQTPNALERWRDQLEQGPPPRAHRRRRRPRRRRRPATTTDS, encoded by the coding sequence GTGACAGCGCCCACCATCATTTCCCGGGCGGACCACCCGATTTCGCGCGCGAACATCGATCCCGACGCCCTCTCCGTCCTGCGACAACTCCGGAAGCGAAACCACACCGCTTACCTCGTCGGGGGCGGCGTACGCGACCTGCTGCTGGGGCGAACCCCGAAGGACTTCGACATCGGAACGTCAGCGCATCCGAACGAAGTAAAGCGGATCTTCCGGCGCTGCTGGATCGTCGGACGGCGGTTCCGGCTGGCCCACGTCAGGTTCGGGAACAAGACGATCGAGGTTGCAACGTTCCGGCGGCAGGTTCCCGATCACGGAGCCGCGACCGACGGCGATGCACCGGACGAGAGCGCCGCGCCGGACCGGCGTCCCATCCGGCGTGACAACACCTTCGGAACACCGGAGGAGGACGCGTTCCGTCGCGACTTCACCATCAACGCGCTTTTCTACGACATCTCCACGTTTGCCGTGATCGACTACGTCGGCGGGATGAGGGATCTGCGCCGCAGGCTGATCCGGTGCATTGGCGATCCGAACGAGCGGTTCATCGAGGACCCGGTCAGGATGATCCGCGCGGTCGCGTTCGCGGCGCGCCTCGGCTTTCGCCTGGATCCGCCGGTGCGGGAAGCCATCCGGGAACACGCCGGCGAGATCGCCCACGCCGCACCGGCACGCCTGATGGAAGAGATGTACAAACTGCTCAGGAGCGGCGCCGCGACGAGGACGTTCCGGCTGCTGTCGCGCACCGGCCTGCTCCGGCAGCTCGCCCCCGAAGTGGATCGCCTGCGCCCAAAGGCGCCGCTCTGGCAATCACTCGACCGGCTCGACGCCTATCGCAACCGTCACGGCTCGGCTCCCGAGACGCTCACGAACGCGGTGCTGCTCGGCAGCCTGGCGACACCGGTGATTCGGATCGACCTGACGCCCCCGGCCCGCGACGACCGAACGGTGCGCGTCGCGCTGGGCGATCTGAGTGTGCCCCGGCGCGATGCGGAATACCTGCGCCGACTGCTGGTAATGCTGCCGCGGCTGACCCAGCCCGACCCGCCGCCCGGCGCGGTCCGAAGCATCCTCGCCAATCCCAGCTTTCCCGAGGCGCTTACCTGGCTGGAGATTCACGGCCAGACGCCGAACGCCCTGGAGCGGTGGCGGGATCAACTGGAGCAGGGCCCGCCGCCGCGTGCGCACCGGCGGCGTCGAAGGCCGAGACGGCGGCGCCGGCCGGCCACGACGACGGATTCGTAG
- the serC gene encoding 3-phosphoserine/phosphohydroxythreonine transaminase, whose amino-acid sequence MTNRIHNFGAGPAVLPEAVLERARAHLLALPGVGMSVLEISHRSKAFDEILAVAEANIRALAGVSDDYHVLFLQGGATLQFSMVPMNLLPRGESAVADYVLTGSWAQQAAAEAEKFGTVRIAGTTQPDGYRRVPAQDELTLSGKASYVHLTTNNTIVGTQWRAIPETGDVPLVVDASSDIFSRPLEIDRHGLIYAGAQKNLGPAGVTVVIIRRDLAERGPASLPKLLRYATHVKGGSRANTPPVFSIYLVSLVTAWLREQGGLDAMAERNARKADMLYAAIDRTGFYRGVAEPGHRSLMNATFRLADGGLESRFAAEADAAGLAGLQGHRSVGGLRASLYNACPAESVSALVEFMAEFERRHG is encoded by the coding sequence GTGACCAACCGCATCCACAACTTCGGCGCCGGCCCGGCCGTCCTGCCGGAAGCGGTCCTCGAGCGGGCGCGTGCTCACCTTCTTGCTCTTCCCGGCGTCGGCATGTCGGTTCTGGAGATCAGCCACCGCTCGAAGGCGTTCGACGAGATCCTGGCTGTGGCGGAAGCGAACATCCGCGCCCTGGCCGGGGTCTCGGACGACTACCATGTCCTCTTCCTTCAGGGCGGAGCGACACTACAGTTCTCGATGGTGCCGATGAATCTCCTTCCCCGGGGAGAGAGCGCCGTGGCGGACTACGTTCTTACCGGTTCCTGGGCGCAGCAGGCGGCAGCGGAAGCGGAGAAGTTCGGCACCGTGCGCATCGCCGGGACCACGCAGCCCGACGGCTACCGCCGTGTTCCGGCGCAGGACGAGTTGACGCTCTCCGGCAAAGCCTCGTACGTCCACCTCACGACAAACAACACCATCGTCGGCACGCAGTGGCGCGCCATCCCGGAGACGGGTGACGTGCCGTTGGTCGTCGATGCGTCGTCCGATATCTTCAGCCGGCCTCTCGAGATTGACAGGCACGGACTTATTTACGCTGGCGCCCAGAAGAACCTCGGACCGGCCGGTGTAACCGTGGTGATTATTCGCCGGGACCTGGCTGAACGAGGGCCGGCGTCACTGCCCAAGCTGCTTCGGTACGCGACTCACGTCAAGGGGGGATCACGCGCCAACACGCCCCCGGTCTTCTCGATCTACCTGGTGTCGCTCGTTACCGCCTGGCTACGGGAGCAGGGGGGGCTCGACGCGATGGCGGAACGGAATGCGCGAAAGGCGGACATGCTGTACGCCGCGATCGACCGGACCGGGTTCTACCGCGGCGTGGCCGAACCTGGGCACCGCTCGCTGATGAACGCCACGTTCCGTCTCGCCGACGGGGGGCTCGAGTCGCGTTTCGCCGCCGAGGCGGATGCGGCCGGACTGGCGGGGCTCCAGGGTCACCGCTCCGTCGGCGGTCTCCGGGCGTCGCTCTACAACGCCTGCCCGGCGGAGTCGGTGAGCGCACTCGTCGAGTTCATGGCAGAGTTCGAGCGCCGTCACGGTTAG
- a CDS encoding DUF1015 domain-containing protein yields MATIRPFRALRPTPEAAPRVAAVPYDVVTTAEARALAAGNPLSFLHVSRAEIDLPDGTDPYGGAVYSRAAENLGSLALSAPFVLENEPSLYLYRMRTADGHEQTGIAGCFSLDEYDRGVVKRHEGTRRDKEDDRTRHMVALRAQTGIVFLMYRSDPAIDSLIAKGAADAPLLEAPAPDGVTHTVWRLPADDAAAAVQAFRALPAIYIADGHHRIASAARARTELAEADPMAAAHFFLGVAFPDTATRILHYNRTVADLAGYTPARFVEAIAARLPVADGGPATPVKRHCAMYVGGAWRTIDLGAAVPASGPEAAAPRLDAGLLETEVFAGVMGITDIRNDARVTFAGGRKGIPEALARAVDAGHAAVAFSLAPVTPDELVAVSDYGGVMPPKSTWFDPKLRDGLLIHRI; encoded by the coding sequence ATGGCAACCATCCGTCCGTTTCGTGCTTTGCGGCCGACACCGGAGGCCGCGCCGAGAGTGGCGGCGGTTCCGTACGACGTGGTCACGACCGCCGAAGCGCGTGCCCTCGCGGCCGGGAACCCACTGAGCTTTCTGCACGTCTCGCGCGCCGAGATCGACCTTCCCGACGGCACCGATCCCTACGGCGGCGCCGTGTACTCGCGCGCGGCCGAGAACCTTGGGTCGCTCGCCTTGTCGGCGCCGTTTGTGCTTGAGAACGAACCCTCGCTCTACCTCTACCGGATGCGTACCGCCGATGGCCACGAGCAGACCGGCATTGCCGGCTGTTTCTCACTCGACGAGTACGACCGCGGCGTAGTGAAGAGGCACGAGGGGACGCGGCGCGACAAAGAGGATGATCGGACGCGCCATATGGTTGCGTTGCGCGCGCAGACTGGGATCGTCTTCCTGATGTACCGCTCGGATCCCGCGATCGACTCGCTGATCGCGAAGGGCGCCGCGGACGCGCCTTTGCTGGAGGCGCCCGCGCCGGACGGCGTGACGCACACGGTTTGGCGGCTGCCGGCGGACGATGCCGCTGCGGCGGTCCAGGCGTTCCGTGCGTTGCCGGCGATCTACATTGCCGACGGGCACCACCGGATCGCCAGCGCGGCGCGCGCCCGTACTGAGTTGGCCGAGGCCGATCCGATGGCCGCCGCTCACTTCTTTCTGGGCGTGGCGTTTCCCGACACCGCGACGCGCATCCTCCACTACAACCGCACCGTCGCCGATCTGGCCGGCTACACGCCGGCGCGTTTCGTGGAAGCCATCGCGGCACGCTTGCCGGTAGCTGACGGCGGCCCCGCGACGCCGGTCAAGCGGCACTGCGCAATGTACGTCGGGGGAGCCTGGCGGACGATCGATCTGGGCGCGGCGGTTCCCGCGTCGGGACCGGAGGCCGCCGCGCCTCGCCTCGACGCGGGCCTGCTGGAGACCGAGGTGTTCGCCGGCGTAATGGGGATCACGGACATTCGGAACGACGCGCGTGTCACGTTCGCCGGTGGGAGGAAGGGCATTCCCGAGGCGCTTGCCCGGGCCGTCGATGCCGGTCATGCGGCCGTCGCCTTTTCGCTCGCTCCGGTCACGCCGGATGAGCTCGTGGCCGTCTCCGACTACGGCGGCGTCATGCCTCCCAAGTCGACCTGGTTCGACCCCAAACTCCGCGACGGACTGTTGATCCACCGGATATAG